The Streptomyces sp. NBC_01775 genome includes a region encoding these proteins:
- a CDS encoding ABC transporter ATP-binding protein has translation MDAIEVEGLKRRYAAGKSGAFEAVRDISFSVREGEIFALLGTNGAGKTSTVEVLEGLARASEGSVRVLGLDPYTQRAYVRPRTGVMLQEGGFPSELTVAETARMWAGVTSEARPESEALALVGLSKRAGVRVKQLSGGERRRLDLALALIGRPEVLFLDEPTTGMDPEGRRDTADLVRELRAQGTTVLLTTHYLEEAEQLADRLAIMQAGRIVAAGTPEQVVAERPSRISFRLPAGVLPERLPLSVPAAVEGRTVSVKTDALQRSLTELLLWAREADVELEGLQARAASLEEAFLEIAQAGHRYEDEHGNGNGLGSASGGHGDSAGHQGPDRGEGTRTKAGMRV, from the coding sequence ATGGACGCAATCGAGGTCGAAGGACTCAAACGCCGGTACGCGGCGGGCAAGAGCGGCGCCTTCGAAGCCGTACGGGACATCTCGTTCTCCGTACGCGAGGGAGAGATCTTCGCACTGCTGGGCACGAACGGGGCGGGCAAGACCTCCACCGTGGAGGTGCTGGAAGGGCTGGCCCGGGCGAGCGAGGGCAGCGTGCGGGTGCTCGGGCTCGACCCGTACACCCAGCGCGCCTACGTACGCCCCCGGACCGGCGTCATGCTCCAGGAGGGTGGCTTCCCCTCCGAGCTGACCGTCGCGGAGACGGCCAGGATGTGGGCGGGGGTCACCAGCGAGGCCAGGCCGGAGAGCGAGGCACTCGCGCTGGTCGGGCTCAGCAAGCGCGCCGGCGTACGGGTCAAGCAGCTGTCCGGCGGCGAACGTCGGCGGCTGGATCTGGCGCTGGCGCTGATCGGACGGCCCGAGGTGCTGTTCCTGGACGAGCCGACGACCGGCATGGACCCCGAAGGGCGGCGCGACACCGCCGATCTGGTGCGCGAGCTGCGCGCCCAGGGCACGACCGTGCTGCTGACGACGCACTACCTGGAGGAGGCCGAGCAGCTCGCCGACCGGCTCGCGATCATGCAGGCCGGGCGGATCGTGGCGGCCGGCACCCCGGAACAGGTGGTGGCGGAGCGGCCCTCGCGGATCTCCTTCCGGCTGCCGGCGGGGGTCTTGCCGGAGCGGCTGCCACTGTCCGTGCCCGCCGCCGTCGAGGGGCGCACGGTGTCCGTCAAGACCGACGCGTTGCAGCGTTCGCTGACCGAACTGCTGCTGTGGGCACGGGAGGCGGACGTCGAGCTGGAGGGCTTGCAGGCCCGCGCCGCCTCGCTGGAAGAGGCGTTTCTGGAGATCGCCCAGGCCGGCCACCGGTACGAGGACGAGCACGGGAACGGGAACGGTCTGGGGAGCGCGTCCGGCGGGCACGGAGATTCCGCCGGACACCAGGGTCCGGACCGCGGCGAAGGTACGAGGACGAAGGCGGGGATGCGGGTATGA
- a CDS encoding ABC transporter permease: protein MSAVTGTPGRAQAKGARTSGLSGRRLGALARAEMTLLLRNRSALFVALVVPIMLTFSIKSTVEQADLSGTGLSMGTTVVPGSVAMVLVFAIYSNLVGVYVARREELVLKRLRTGEANDLEILGAAALPAVTVGLAQCVLLLAGGAAVLDVGAPARPDLIVAGVVLGIVMMASLAAASTVFTRSAEMAQLTPMPLMMLTFIGSGVFVPLEVLPDQLAEAFRWLPMTPVMDLVRGGWTEQLSGAGTLRALAVAVAWIALGAYTVRRRFRWEPRR from the coding sequence ATGAGCGCCGTGACCGGAACACCGGGCCGGGCCCAGGCCAAGGGCGCCAGGACGAGCGGGCTCTCCGGGCGGCGGCTGGGCGCGCTCGCGCGGGCGGAGATGACGCTGCTGCTGCGTAACAGGTCGGCGCTGTTCGTGGCTCTCGTCGTGCCGATCATGCTGACCTTCTCCATCAAGTCGACCGTCGAGCAGGCCGACCTGTCCGGCACCGGGCTGTCGATGGGCACCACGGTGGTGCCGGGGTCGGTGGCGATGGTGCTGGTCTTCGCCATCTACAGCAACCTCGTCGGCGTCTACGTCGCACGGCGCGAGGAGCTGGTCCTCAAGCGGCTGCGCACCGGTGAGGCCAACGACCTGGAGATCCTCGGGGCCGCCGCGCTGCCCGCCGTGACCGTCGGGCTCGCGCAGTGCGTGCTGCTGCTGGCCGGCGGGGCCGCCGTACTGGACGTGGGCGCCCCGGCGCGGCCCGACCTGATCGTCGCGGGCGTGGTGCTGGGCATCGTGATGATGGCCTCGCTGGCCGCCGCCTCCACGGTCTTCACCCGCAGTGCCGAGATGGCGCAGCTGACACCGATGCCCCTGATGATGCTGACGTTCATCGGCTCCGGGGTCTTCGTCCCGCTGGAGGTGCTGCCCGACCAGCTGGCCGAGGCGTTCCGCTGGCTGCCCATGACGCCGGTCATGGACCTGGTGCGCGGCGGCTGGACCGAGCAGCTCAGCGGTGCCGGGACGCTGCGGGCGCTGGCCGTCGCGGTGGCCTGGATCGCCCTGGGCGCGTACACGGTCCGACGGCGCTTCCGCTGGGAGCCTCGCCGCTGA
- a CDS encoding sensor histidine kinase gives MVGWRRAKWSNWQRRSTQDQVETSTRWVLFSTPWIFYFSGSPQIVPNVDDAPLPMGLVGLIYLLGLVQCLLSMRGLRKGMDFYLGTGPVPVRWLVAMVVVQAPIVALLLTLVAADWVKPGPAVALALFGSLPGPLGVYGLCVTPRRALKLVAALTTALTGAFAVAGMGWASLVVLVIFVAVTGCIGVFAPRSSTWYLSVMRELDQARTVQPRLAVAEERLRFSRDLHDVMGRNLSVIALKSELATQLARRGAESAVEQMEEVQRLARESQTEVRAVVRGYREVGLQTELAGARGVLRAAGVDCRVEGGTLEMPPEAQSALGWVVREGATNVLRHAEASWCAVHVSAVDLAGGGPAAVLVMENDGVSARPTKGGSGLVGLRERLAALGGTLTAERTTDPDGAALFRLRAEVPVGAEVPGGADVPVGEDAGVPPVEAGAVEAGAVERDGGAGLGYERPSGDGVGGSTATG, from the coding sequence ATGGTCGGCTGGCGCAGGGCCAAGTGGAGCAACTGGCAGCGCCGCAGCACGCAGGATCAGGTCGAAACCTCCACGCGCTGGGTGCTGTTCTCCACTCCCTGGATCTTCTACTTCAGCGGCAGCCCGCAGATCGTCCCCAATGTCGATGACGCCCCCTTGCCGATGGGTCTGGTCGGGCTGATCTACCTGCTGGGTCTCGTCCAGTGCCTGCTGAGCATGCGCGGGCTGCGCAAGGGGATGGACTTCTACCTGGGCACGGGTCCCGTACCCGTACGGTGGCTCGTGGCGATGGTCGTGGTGCAGGCCCCCATCGTCGCCCTGCTGCTGACACTGGTGGCCGCCGACTGGGTCAAGCCCGGTCCCGCCGTGGCCCTGGCGCTGTTCGGCTCACTGCCCGGCCCCCTCGGCGTCTACGGGCTGTGTGTGACACCGCGCCGGGCCCTGAAGCTGGTGGCCGCCCTCACCACCGCGCTGACCGGCGCCTTCGCGGTGGCGGGCATGGGCTGGGCCTCGCTGGTGGTTCTCGTGATCTTCGTCGCCGTGACCGGGTGCATCGGGGTGTTCGCACCCCGGTCCTCGACCTGGTACCTGTCGGTGATGCGGGAGCTGGACCAGGCCAGGACGGTGCAGCCACGGCTGGCCGTCGCCGAGGAACGGCTGCGCTTCAGCCGTGACCTCCACGACGTGATGGGCCGCAACCTGTCGGTGATCGCGCTCAAGAGCGAGCTGGCGACGCAGCTGGCGCGGCGCGGCGCCGAGAGCGCCGTCGAGCAGATGGAGGAAGTCCAGCGGCTGGCGCGCGAGTCCCAGACCGAGGTGCGCGCGGTCGTACGCGGCTACCGGGAAGTGGGCCTCCAGACCGAACTCGCCGGTGCGCGTGGGGTACTGCGCGCCGCGGGCGTGGACTGCCGGGTCGAGGGGGGCACGCTGGAGATGCCGCCCGAGGCGCAGTCGGCGCTGGGCTGGGTGGTGCGCGAGGGCGCGACGAACGTGCTGCGGCACGCGGAGGCCTCCTGGTGCGCCGTACACGTCAGCGCCGTCGACCTCGCCGGCGGTGGCCCGGCCGCCGTGCTGGTGATGGAGAACGACGGCGTGAGCGCCCGTCCCACGAAGGGCGGCTCGGGCCTCGTGGGCCTGCGCGAACGGCTGGCCGCCCTGGGCGGCACCCTTACGGCGGAGCGCACTACGGACCCCGACGGCGCCGCGCTCTTCCGACTGCGCGCGGAGGTCCCGGTCGGGGCGGAGGTCCCGGGCGGCGCGGACGTCCCGGTCGGGGAGGACGCGGGGGTGCCGCCGGTGGAAGCGGGGGCCGTGGAAGCGGGGGCCGTGGAGCGGGACGGCGGGGCCGGACTCGGGTACGAGCGCCCGTCCGGTGACGGCGTCGGTGGCAGCACGGCGACGGGTTGA
- a CDS encoding response regulator transcription factor: protein MRVLLADDEHLIRGALAALLALEDDLAIVAEAASGPEAKAMALAHRPDVAVLDLQMPGADGVQVASSLRTSVPECRTMIVTSHGRPGHLKRALAAGVRGFVPKTASAQQLAEIIRTVHGGSRYVDPELAADAISAGDSPLSAREAELLELATDGASIADIAREASLTQGTVRNYLSAAAAKLGAENRHVAARMARERGWI from the coding sequence ATTCGCGTGCTGTTGGCCGACGACGAGCATCTGATCCGGGGGGCGCTGGCCGCGCTGCTCGCGCTGGAGGACGATCTGGCGATCGTCGCCGAGGCCGCCTCCGGGCCCGAGGCCAAGGCCATGGCCCTCGCCCACCGGCCCGATGTGGCGGTGCTCGACCTCCAGATGCCAGGGGCCGACGGCGTACAGGTCGCCTCCAGCCTGCGCACCTCGGTACCGGAGTGCCGGACGATGATCGTCACCAGCCACGGCAGGCCGGGCCACCTGAAGCGGGCGCTGGCGGCCGGCGTACGGGGATTCGTCCCGAAGACGGCGTCGGCGCAGCAGCTCGCGGAGATCATCCGCACCGTGCACGGGGGCAGCCGCTACGTCGACCCGGAACTGGCGGCCGACGCGATCAGCGCCGGGGACTCCCCGCTCTCGGCCCGGGAGGCCGAGCTGCTGGAGCTGGCCACCGACGGTGCGTCCATCGCGGACATCGCCCGCGAGGCGTCGCTGACGCAGGGCACCGTACGCAACTATCTGTCGGCCGCCGCGGCGAAGCTCGGGGCCGAGAACCGGCACGTGGCGGCCCGGATGGCCCGCGAACGGGGCTGGATCTGA
- a CDS encoding phosphoribosylaminoimidazolesuccinocarboxamide synthase translates to MSGFVEKPEPAKVPGLEHLHTGKVRDLYQNGAGELVMVASDRISAYDWVLPTEIPDKGRVLTKLSLWWFEQLIDVLPHHVLSTELPPGAPADWEGRTTVCRSLRMLPVECVARGYLAGSGWAEYQQSRTVCGLALPEGLENGSELPGSIFTPATKAAVGEHDENVAYEDVAREVGPEAAAELRQSTLAAYDRARDIARERGIILADTKFEFGWDDAAAEREGGDGKPVLTLADEVLTPDSSRFWPADQWQPGRSQPSFDKQYIRDWLDSPASGWDRHSEQPPPALPQEVVEATSARYIEAYERLTGVPWS, encoded by the coding sequence GTGTCTGGATTTGTCGAGAAGCCCGAGCCCGCCAAGGTGCCCGGCCTGGAGCACCTGCACACGGGCAAGGTGCGCGACCTGTACCAGAACGGGGCGGGCGAGCTGGTCATGGTGGCCAGTGACCGGATCTCCGCGTACGACTGGGTGCTGCCCACCGAGATCCCCGACAAGGGCCGCGTCCTCACCAAGCTGTCGCTGTGGTGGTTCGAGCAGCTCATCGACGTGCTGCCCCACCACGTGCTCAGCACCGAACTTCCCCCCGGCGCACCCGCCGACTGGGAGGGCCGCACCACCGTGTGCCGTTCCCTGCGCATGCTCCCCGTCGAGTGCGTGGCCCGCGGCTACCTTGCGGGCTCCGGATGGGCCGAGTACCAGCAGTCCCGCACGGTCTGCGGGCTCGCCCTCCCCGAGGGCCTGGAGAACGGCTCCGAGCTGCCGGGTTCGATCTTCACCCCCGCCACCAAGGCGGCGGTGGGCGAGCACGACGAGAACGTCGCGTACGAGGACGTCGCCCGCGAGGTGGGCCCGGAGGCCGCCGCCGAGCTGCGCCAGTCCACCCTCGCCGCCTACGACCGGGCCCGCGACATCGCGCGCGAGCGCGGCATCATCCTGGCGGACACGAAGTTCGAGTTCGGCTGGGACGACGCGGCGGCCGAGCGTGAGGGCGGTGACGGCAAGCCCGTGCTCACGCTCGCCGACGAGGTGCTGACCCCCGACTCCTCCCGCTTCTGGCCCGCCGACCAGTGGCAGCCGGGCCGCTCGCAGCCCTCGTTCGACAAGCAGTACATCCGCGACTGGCTCGACTCGCCCGCCTCCGGCTGGGACCGCCACTCCGAGCAGCCCCCGCCGGCCCTCCCGCAGGAGGTCGTCGAGGCGACCAGCGCCCGCTACATCGAGGCGTACGAGCGCCTCACCGGCGTCCCCTGGAGCTGA
- a CDS encoding N,N-dimethylformamidase beta subunit family domain-containing protein yields the protein MGTERTEQERHAPHARQGEQTRRWESGALAHAVTDPFGQGPLPWLRVSENYFENGRLVPWYIDCDPAPGQTSRTPELVRELAGGNRLVPPPRTRGLSSSGPPAADDVRCQIKGFASVPGGTLPGESIDFRITVNPPQPFSVDVYRIGHYAGAGAMKITTSPRLSGIRQPDPLTADRTVSCHHWWLSWRLQIPEFWSTGAYVAVLTTADGHRSHIPFTVRDRDPADLLLILPDVTWQAYNLFPEDGRTGASLYHAWDGEGRLLGESEAAMTVSFDRPYAGSGLPLHVGHAYDFIRWAERYGYDLAYADTRDLHAGRVDPTRYRGLVFPGHDEYWSVPMRRAAEKARDSGTALVFLSANTMYWQVELDALPSGASDRLLTCRKRRGPGRPALWREQGNAEQGLLGIQYATQVAEPYPLIVRNADHWLWEATGAGEGDELPGLVAGEADHYFPRTALPEHTARILLAHSPYRDRGGARRHQETSLYRAPSGALVFSSGTFAWSPALDRPGYVDARVQRATSNLLDRICKRD from the coding sequence GTGGGAACCGAGCGGACCGAGCAGGAACGGCACGCACCCCACGCCCGGCAGGGCGAGCAGACCCGGCGCTGGGAATCCGGCGCCCTCGCGCACGCCGTCACCGACCCCTTCGGCCAAGGCCCTCTGCCCTGGCTGCGGGTGAGCGAGAACTACTTCGAGAACGGCCGTCTCGTCCCCTGGTACATCGACTGCGACCCGGCGCCCGGCCAGACCTCGCGCACCCCCGAGCTGGTGCGCGAGCTGGCCGGCGGCAATCGCCTCGTCCCGCCGCCGCGCACCCGGGGCCTCTCCAGCAGCGGCCCGCCCGCCGCCGACGACGTGCGCTGCCAGATCAAGGGCTTCGCCTCCGTCCCGGGCGGCACCCTGCCCGGTGAGTCCATCGACTTCCGCATCACGGTCAACCCGCCCCAGCCCTTCAGCGTCGACGTCTACCGCATCGGGCACTACGCGGGCGCGGGCGCCATGAAGATCACCACCAGCCCCCGGCTGTCGGGCATCAGGCAGCCCGACCCGCTCACCGCCGACCGCACCGTCTCCTGCCACCACTGGTGGCTGTCCTGGCGGCTCCAGATCCCCGAGTTCTGGAGCACCGGCGCCTACGTCGCCGTGCTGACCACCGCCGACGGGCACCGCTCGCACATCCCCTTCACCGTGCGCGACCGCGACCCCGCCGACCTGCTGCTCATCCTGCCCGACGTGACGTGGCAGGCGTACAACCTCTTCCCCGAGGACGGCCGCACCGGCGCCAGCCTCTACCACGCGTGGGACGGCGAGGGGCGCCTGCTCGGCGAGAGCGAAGCGGCCATGACCGTCTCGTTCGACCGCCCCTACGCGGGCTCGGGCCTGCCGCTGCACGTGGGCCACGCCTACGACTTCATCCGCTGGGCCGAGCGCTACGGCTACGACCTGGCGTACGCCGACACCCGCGATCTGCATGCGGGCCGCGTGGACCCCACGCGCTACCGCGGCCTCGTCTTCCCCGGCCACGACGAGTACTGGTCCGTGCCCATGCGCAGGGCCGCCGAGAAGGCGCGCGACAGCGGCACGGCGCTGGTCTTCCTCTCCGCCAACACCATGTACTGGCAGGTCGAGTTGGACGCCCTGCCCTCCGGCGCCTCCGACCGCCTGCTCACCTGCCGAAAACGGCGCGGCCCCGGCCGGCCCGCGCTCTGGCGTGAACAGGGCAATGCCGAGCAGGGGCTGCTCGGCATCCAGTACGCCACGCAGGTCGCCGAGCCCTATCCGCTGATCGTCCGCAACGCGGACCACTGGCTGTGGGAGGCGACGGGCGCGGGCGAGGGCGACGAGCTGCCCGGCCTCGTCGCGGGCGAGGCCGACCACTACTTCCCCCGGACGGCCTTGCCGGAGCACACCGCGCGGATTCTGCTGGCGCACTCGCCCTACCGCGACCGTGGTGGCGCCCGGCGCCACCAGGAGACGTCCCTGTACCGCGCCCCGTCCGGCGCCCTCGTCTTCTCCTCGGGCACCTTCGCCTGGTCCCCGGCGCTGGACCGTCCCGGCTACGTCGACGCCCGGGTCCAACGCGCCACATCCAACCTCCTGGACCGCATCTGCAAGCGGGACTGA
- the purD gene encoding phosphoribosylamine--glycine ligase yields MRILVIGGGAREHAICRSLSLDPEVSAVHCAPGNAGTAEVATPHPVDALDGAAVADLAASDQVAADLVIVGPEAPLVAGVADALRERGIPVFGPSAEAATLEGSKAFAKEVMAAAGVPTARSYLCTTPEQADTALDAFGPPYVVKDDGLAAGKGVVVTDDVEEARAHARACGGAVVIEEFLDGPEVSLFAVTDGETVVPLQPAQDFKRAYDADEGPNTGGMGAYSPLPWADPKLVDEIMTTVLEPTVRELHRRGTPFSGLLYAGLALTSRGVRVIEFNARFGDPETQAVLARLRTPLGGLLYAAATGTLADLPALRWSDGAAVTVVVAAHGYPAKPRTGDVVEGLEEVADQDGPHAYVLHAGTSAGEDGTVRSAGGRVLSVTATGADLHEARDRAYAAVGRIRLAGSHHRTDIAARAAAGAKD; encoded by the coding sequence GTGAGGATCCTGGTCATTGGCGGCGGTGCCCGCGAACACGCAATCTGTCGCTCGCTCTCCCTCGACCCCGAGGTCAGCGCCGTGCACTGCGCTCCCGGCAACGCCGGGACCGCCGAGGTGGCCACGCCGCACCCCGTCGACGCGCTGGACGGCGCCGCCGTCGCCGACCTGGCGGCCTCCGACCAGGTCGCCGCGGACCTGGTGATCGTGGGCCCCGAGGCACCGCTGGTCGCGGGCGTCGCCGACGCGCTGCGCGAGCGGGGAATCCCGGTCTTCGGCCCCTCCGCCGAGGCCGCCACGCTCGAAGGGTCCAAGGCGTTCGCCAAGGAGGTCATGGCGGCTGCCGGGGTGCCGACCGCGCGCAGCTACCTGTGCACCACCCCCGAGCAGGCCGACACGGCGCTGGACGCCTTCGGGCCGCCGTATGTGGTCAAGGACGACGGCCTCGCCGCGGGCAAGGGCGTCGTGGTGACCGACGACGTCGAGGAGGCCCGCGCGCACGCCCGTGCCTGCGGTGGCGCGGTGGTCATCGAGGAGTTCCTCGACGGACCCGAGGTCTCCCTCTTCGCGGTGACCGACGGCGAGACCGTCGTACCGCTCCAGCCCGCGCAGGACTTCAAGCGCGCCTACGACGCCGACGAGGGCCCCAACACCGGCGGCATGGGCGCCTATTCGCCGCTGCCGTGGGCCGACCCGAAGCTCGTGGACGAGATCATGACCACCGTCCTGGAGCCCACCGTCCGCGAGCTGCACCGCCGCGGCACCCCCTTCTCCGGCCTGCTCTACGCCGGTCTGGCCCTCACCTCGCGGGGCGTACGCGTCATCGAGTTCAACGCCCGCTTCGGCGACCCGGAGACCCAGGCCGTACTCGCCAGGCTGCGCACCCCGCTGGGCGGGCTGCTGTACGCGGCGGCCACCGGCACCCTCGCCGACCTCCCCGCGCTGCGCTGGAGCGACGGCGCCGCCGTCACGGTCGTCGTGGCGGCGCACGGCTACCCCGCCAAGCCCCGTACGGGTGACGTTGTCGAGGGGCTGGAGGAGGTCGCGGACCAGGACGGCCCGCACGCCTACGTCCTGCACGCGGGCACCAGCGCCGGCGAGGACGGCACCGTCCGCAGCGCGGGCGGGCGGGTGCTGTCGGTGACGGCCACCGGCGCCGATCTGCACGAGGCCCGCGACCGCGCCTACGCGGCAGTCGGCCGCATCCGGCTGGCGGGCTCGCACCACCGCACGGACATCGCCGCGCGCGCGGCGGCCGGGGCGAAGGACTGA
- a CDS encoding SLATT domain-containing protein, with translation MGCRQASLGVVGSARVSQPDLLGRGFPSGDWEEPAERLEELYQWVERGALEIVEWYLSDRVRKRRWARVLRAGAVAGAAAGAAVPLLDLAGLLPHAWAVWGYAGYIAFLVAGVCVLADRRLGLTSGWMRDIATAQAVQGRLESLRYEWAAENVREVLGPAEGTAGEAAERSLAVLRRFAEDVGEIVRTETSDWMVEFRTASAPVHLHSALRTGRARRYGGGPAAGGPARRLPPPPPPNGQRPSMPRQRPPG, from the coding sequence GTGGGTTGTCGTCAGGCGTCGTTGGGCGTCGTTGGGAGTGCTCGGGTGAGTCAGCCGGATCTGCTGGGGCGCGGGTTTCCGTCCGGTGACTGGGAGGAGCCCGCCGAGCGTCTGGAGGAGCTGTACCAGTGGGTCGAGCGGGGGGCGCTGGAGATCGTCGAGTGGTATCTGTCCGACCGGGTGCGCAAGCGCCGCTGGGCGCGGGTGCTGCGCGCCGGGGCCGTCGCCGGGGCGGCGGCGGGGGCCGCGGTGCCGCTGCTGGATCTGGCGGGACTGCTGCCCCACGCGTGGGCGGTCTGGGGGTATGCCGGATACATCGCGTTCCTCGTCGCCGGCGTGTGCGTACTGGCCGACCGCCGGCTGGGGCTGACCTCGGGCTGGATGCGCGACATCGCCACGGCACAGGCCGTGCAGGGGCGGCTGGAGTCGCTGCGGTACGAGTGGGCGGCGGAGAACGTGCGTGAGGTCCTGGGGCCCGCCGAGGGCACCGCGGGCGAGGCGGCCGAGCGGTCGCTGGCGGTGCTGCGGCGCTTCGCGGAGGACGTGGGCGAGATCGTACGGACGGAGACGTCCGACTGGATGGTGGAGTTCAGGACCGCCTCGGCGCCCGTGCATCTCCACAGTGCGCTGCGGACCGGCCGGGCGCGGCGCTACGGCGGCGGCCCCGCCGCGGGTGGGCCGGCGCGTCGGCTGCCGCCCCCGCCACCACCGAACGGGCAGCGCCCGAGCATGCCCCGCCAGCGCCCGCCGGGCTGA
- a CDS encoding alpha/beta fold hydrolase: protein MNGASSASRPLVAPPRRTGATPLPGGRELGWAEWGPEDGVPVLFSPGAATSRSLGFGAGVVDALGVRLIALDRPGLGASTPQPERTFDDFAADVAALAAYRGLGRPAMVGNSQGAPFALACAAHGVTGPLAVVSGADEVADPRFAEPPFEEALPAELRGLIALSVSEPGAAQARFARLTPQAMWDMVLAGSPACDRAVYESPDFAAAYRHAMDEAFAQGPDGYARDTALAMGRWGIDLAAVATPVGFWYGEEDFSHSPDQGAGLAARVPGAVRHVVPGIGGALLWTHAADVLRVLLARTAP, encoded by the coding sequence ATGAACGGGGCGTCGAGCGCCTCGCGGCCCCTCGTCGCGCCCCCGCGGCGCACCGGTGCCACCCCGCTGCCCGGCGGACGGGAGCTGGGCTGGGCGGAGTGGGGGCCGGAGGACGGCGTCCCGGTGCTGTTCTCGCCGGGCGCCGCGACGAGCCGGTCCCTCGGGTTCGGCGCGGGCGTCGTCGACGCGCTCGGGGTGCGGCTGATCGCGCTGGACCGCCCGGGGCTCGGCGCCTCCACGCCACAACCGGAACGTACCTTCGACGACTTCGCGGCGGATGTGGCGGCCCTCGCCGCCTACCGGGGGCTGGGCCGTCCGGCGATGGTGGGCAACTCCCAGGGCGCGCCGTTCGCCCTGGCCTGCGCCGCACACGGGGTGACGGGGCCGCTCGCGGTCGTCTCCGGCGCCGACGAGGTCGCCGATCCCCGTTTCGCCGAGCCGCCCTTCGAGGAAGCGCTGCCCGCCGAGCTGCGCGGCCTCATCGCGCTCTCCGTCTCCGAACCCGGCGCCGCCCAGGCGCGGTTCGCCCGTCTCACGCCACAGGCCATGTGGGACATGGTGCTCGCGGGCAGCCCGGCCTGCGACCGCGCCGTCTACGAGAGCCCCGACTTCGCCGCCGCCTACCGCCACGCCATGGACGAGGCGTTCGCGCAGGGGCCGGACGGCTACGCCCGGGACACGGCGTTGGCCATGGGCCGCTGGGGCATCGACCTGGCGGCCGTCGCCACGCCCGTCGGCTTCTGGTACGGCGAGGAGGACTTCAGCCACTCGCCCGACCAGGGCGCGGGCCTCGCCGCGCGGGTGCCCGGTGCCGTACGCCACGTGGTGCCCGGCATCGGCGGCGCACTCCTGTGGACGCACGCCGCCGATGTGCTGCGCGTCCTGCTGGCCCGTACGGCGCCGTGA
- a CDS encoding GntR family transcriptional regulator gives MRDEILAGRLATGRDFTVKEIAEQYGVSATPVREALVDLAAQGLLDVEQHRGFRVHEFTLADYLAMCEAQQLVVDGVFQGLPNPAGPAEGRRGDARCETVAERAFQALRPEVVTSVRRRAVAAERAARSGDLDVLIAYDLRFWRELSGLLGNAYVCDFLDRLRIQCWVYAVSVLRTLPTPRGHLWSGHNALVDAVESGDAASAREVMASYNSHALALVGIGAGQGRAGQPDGTDGEDVRPNDTDEGTER, from the coding sequence CTGCGCGACGAGATCCTCGCCGGACGGCTGGCCACCGGCCGCGACTTCACGGTCAAGGAGATCGCCGAGCAGTACGGCGTCTCCGCGACGCCCGTGCGCGAGGCGCTGGTCGACCTCGCGGCGCAGGGGCTGCTGGACGTCGAGCAGCACCGGGGCTTCCGCGTGCACGAGTTCACGCTGGCGGACTACCTCGCGATGTGCGAGGCCCAACAGCTCGTCGTGGACGGCGTCTTCCAGGGGCTGCCGAACCCCGCGGGGCCCGCCGAGGGCCGACGCGGTGACGCGCGCTGCGAGACGGTGGCCGAGCGGGCGTTCCAGGCGCTGCGGCCCGAGGTCGTGACGTCGGTGCGCCGCCGCGCCGTCGCCGCCGAACGCGCGGCGCGCTCCGGCGACCTGGACGTGCTGATCGCCTACGACCTGCGCTTCTGGCGGGAGTTGAGCGGCCTGCTCGGCAACGCGTACGTCTGCGACTTCCTCGACCGCCTCCGCATCCAGTGCTGGGTCTACGCCGTCTCCGTGCTGCGCACCCTGCCGACCCCGCGCGGACACCTGTGGTCCGGCCACAACGCGCTGGTCGACGCCGTGGAGTCGGGCGACGCCGCGAGCGCCCGCGAGGTCATGGCCTCCTACAACTCCCACGCCCTCGCCCTGGTCGGCATCGGCGCGGGGCAGGGCCGGGCCGGGCAGCCGGACGGCACGGACGGAGAAGACGTGCGGCCGAACGACACAGACGAGGGAACGGAACGATGA